AGATACCTTAACAATTCACTTAGTTAAAAATCCTGATCTGCTTTCATGGGCAGGTCAGCATAAATCTGACAAACAAATTCTGATTGGTTTTGCGCTTGAAACAGAGAATGAATTGGTTAATGCACAAGCCAAATTAGATAAAAAAAATTTAGATCTTGTGGTACTAAATTCGCTCCGTGATGAAGGGGCAGGGTTTGGCCATCAGACAAACAAAGTTACTTTCATTGCAAAAGGCAATAAAATAATTAATTTTGAGTTAGAACAGAAAGTTGAGTTGGCTAAAAGAATTGCTGAATTTGCATCTGATCTGTTAAAATGATAATTGAGATTAAGTGAAAAGATTGATAACCATACTGAGTTTTGTTCTTTGCCTGAATCATATTTCAGCGCAAGAGTTGAATTGTCAGGTGAGTGTGATCAATGCCCCTGCGCTTCAAGTGGGCCCGGTTGAAAAAGAAATTTTTGCTGAACTTGAAGCAGCTATCACTGAATTCATGAACAATACCAGATGGACTGCTGACATGTTTGAAATTGAAGAAAGAATAAATTGCAATTTATTTTTTACCATCAATAGCATGCCAACCACTTCAACATTTGAAGGCAAGGTGCAGATAAAGTCTGTGAGACCGGTATATAATTCTGCTTATTCAACGGTATTATTCAATTTTGAAGATAATGATGTAACCTTCAGCTATGCCAGAAATACGGCTTTACTTTTTTCTATTGATCAGTACCGTGATAATCTTACGTCATTGCTTGCTTTTTATGCGTATATGATTTTGGCGTATGACTATGATAGCTTTGAATTAAAAGGCGGAACAAAATATTTTAATAAGGCACAAACCATTGCTAATAACGCAAAAAATTCCGGTGATCCCGGCTGGTCAACTTCTGCCGGAAAAAAGAATAACAGATACTGGATGGTTGACAATGCGCTGCAATCAGTTTTTGAGCCTATCAGAA
This genomic stretch from Crocinitomicaceae bacterium harbors:
- a CDS encoding DUF4835 family protein codes for the protein MKRLITILSFVLCLNHISAQELNCQVSVINAPALQVGPVEKEIFAELEAAITEFMNNTRWTADMFEIEERINCNLFFTINSMPTTSTFEGKVQIKSVRPVYNSAYSTVLFNFEDNDVTFSYARNTALLFSIDQYRDNLTSLLAFYAYMILAYDYDSFELKGGTKYFNKAQTIANNAKNSGDPGWSTSAGKKNNRYWMVDNALQSVFEPIRICYYNYHRLGFDILYDDIIGGRKVVLESLQLLDKVQRARPSSLNLQIFLSSKSDELVNLFSQAEIAEKNAVVSVLKKLDPTNSSKYQEILN